The Hemiscyllium ocellatum isolate sHemOce1 chromosome 46, sHemOce1.pat.X.cur, whole genome shotgun sequence genome segment TGGCCTTTTCAGGAACCACATCTACCATCCCTGTCTGCTCTGgcctacgtgactccagacccaaagcagtGTGCACTATTTTACTGTCTTCTGAAATGCCCAAATGAGACAGTGAGTTCAGAGGCAACTGGGGATAGGCACCATGTGCTGggtagcccagccagtgacagtTGGGTGATCTGAAACCTGAGGAAATGCATGCACTTGTCTTTCCAGGCATCCGGTGTAGCAATCTCCGATGAAGTCGTCACCACTTTCCACGACATGAAAGTACGCAAAGCATGCACCCAGGAGGAGATCAAGAGGAGGAAGAAGGCTGTCTTCCTTacattgaatgaaaaaaatgAGAGCATAATTGTGGATACTAAGAGGCAGATCACAGTTGGAGATTGTTTAGGAGGAGCTGTTTCTGATGCTCTTGAAACTCTTGTCAAAATGGTTCCGCTTAAGGATTGCTGCTATATCCTTTATGATGCTGCCTTCGAGACCAAAGAAACAAAGAAGGAAGAGATAATTTTCATACATTGGTGAGTTCTAATTCATTCTTTTGTTATAAAGAGAGCCTAGACTATTGTAGGAATTTGAAGTGACCTGAAAGAATTTTATGAAATGAGGAGTATTCCTTAGGTGGAGCATTTCAAggctgggggcacatttttaagttgagagattttaaaaagacgcgAGGTAAATTTTTACTACATGCTGGTTTGTGTGGAATTAACTGAGGAAATGGATGTGGGTATGGTTACAACGTtccaaagatatttggataagtacagaaCAATCTTAGTTATCCAAACATcagttatctgaatttcagatgatTTGAACGAGATCTCCAGGTCCTGTATGGCTTCCTTTGTTTCAGATCAGTTATCTGAGCCAGATACTTTCCTGTCTGTTTTTTGTTTTGGGATAATTGATGATCTGTACATGTTTGGGAAAGGTTGAGGGAtatggagcaggcaggtgggactagtttagtttgggattatgttcagcgtggGCCaattgggctgaagagtctgttttctgAGCTGTCTGACTCTTGGTAGGAAGGTGCTTGCTCTACAGGCTGGCATGTTTCAGACTCACCTTCAGAGACTGTACATGGGCTGAacaaaaacaaacctaacctagaATTTGAAGCCATTCAGTCCCAACTTAGTGCCTCCGCACCTTCCTGATTTGTATACTGGGGGTGAATCCTAAGGTGGTTTTGTTCTGTCTGGCTTCAACTGGAGTCTGAATTATTGGCAAAGTGGGGGTCATCGTGCGTGAGAGATTTTAGAAGGGAAAGGCTGATGGGTGGggttttttaatcagtaagacaGTCACCAGCTTTTCAGCAATTCAAAAGCAACTCCTTCTCCTCGGGAGACGATGACATGGAACTTGCTCCTgtgggaagtggttgaggtgaataatgtggataaatgtgaggcctGAATATCATgagggagggtggagtgtgtTCAGTCTGGTGCCCCCCTCCATAACATTGCAACTCTGGCATTAACAATGACTGCACGGGTGTGCCCTGGTATGAAAAGTGGAAGGAAGGATGGTGCAGGAtctttaataataaaaaaagacatTCACCATTATTATTTTGATTTTCCAACAGGGCTCCTGATGATGCACCTATTAATCGCAAAATGATTTTTGCTAGCTCCAAGGATGCTTTGAAGAAAAAGCTATGTGGTATGCTTTTCTGCCTTGCAGAGATTTTAACGTGCTGTCGTCTAATATTGAGGTCTTGAGATCTGTGTCTGTTGTTGTTCTCACTTGGAGTGACACTGCAAAGACAATAGAATAAATTGCCTCTTGCATGGAATGTGTATAGGTGTCTGCACATTTCCTGTATCTgctgagggggaggggtgtgccAACTATTGAATGGAGTGTTAAGATTCTGCAAGGTTTCCAGAGTGCAATCTATTACTTAACCACAAAATGGTGAAATGGAGGCTTCTGAACACCCTGGTGTGATCTGAACCACGAGCAGCAGTTTCTAGGTTGGACCTGCATCCACCTGTGTTTGTGCTTTGAATCGTGGAGTTCTTACAGCCCATCTCCATGTTAATCAAAACTTTTATCCATTCATGGGTGACAGTGAATGTCAGTGCCTCCCTAGTCTCCTCTCACCCTCCTTGGCACTGAGATACATCTCACCTGGGCCTGTGCACTTAGCTTCTCGTGTGCTTGAATGGATACAGAGCATTATTTTAATATTGTGCAGCATGTTCTCACTgattttttgttttgttgcagGGGTGAAGCATGAGTGGCAGGTGTCTGCAATTGAGGACTTAGACCGCTGTGAACTGGCAGCAAAGCTGGGATCAGGCGTTGTTGCACTTGAATCGCAGAAAGTCTAGTGCCAGTCCAGCTTCCATGCGTGTCACATGCTGTGGGTTTTATGCTTGCAGAGTACCTTCAGTTTATGTATCTTCCCATCTGACTCTTGCTTTAACCTGTTTGTAATTGGGACCTAACTAGAAAGTTctgggacaaaaaaaaaatccaagtacTGTTAATCAGGCTAGGAAGGGCTGTAGAGAGACTTGCTGCCAAAATTGTTTTCTCAAGGCCAGGCCTGATTGCAACGGAATAAGTCAGGCAGGGGAGAACACCCACCACAATGCCTGAATATTAACTTGTTGCGATCATTCCATGTAACGTGATCTTAAATCCAGTAGTTGGGAGATTTGACTGGCAAGTCGTAGGTGTACCTCTTGGCTTAAGACATAGACATCCTTTTTTAGACCATTAATCATGCAAACTTGAATTGATTACCCTGTTGTCTCAATTTTTGCAAGTCTATACCCACCCCCACAACCCAGATGTCTTTCAGCCTCTGAATAATTCTGGTTTGATTGTCCTTTgactgcagttcattccatgtatcACTTCCCCACTTTTTGTAAGCATTCCTGGACTTCTAACAAGATTTCTCCTGTGGTAAGGGCTGATTCCTCAATCCCAACACTGCACAATCATGTGACCAACTTTTGTTTTTGGGGTGGGGTGGCAAGGATGACCACGTCTGAATCATTGTTTTTGCAGATGGTTAAGTGTTGGGAGGGATTTTGGGGCCTGACTAATGTGGAAGCAACATTGTTAATCCTTCAAATAAACTTAGTATAAAAATCATCTCTTGTTGTACTTTGTGCTTGATTGAGGGACCTTTTTACTTCTGAGGTAAGGAGCTTTCTCCTTTGGAGGGCTTATAAGGACAATGGCTGATTCAATGGAAGGATttttccagagggcagtggatgAGAAATGGGAACCCTGTCTGATAAAGGGCACAAGCTGATGAAATACCTGCCTGTTTTCTAGTAGGCCAGGGTAATCTCAACACAACTACCAGTGCCTTCTGGTAGAAACTCCAGAATCATTTCTAGAAGAGTCCAGAGCAGATATTACTTGAGTAACTCATGCTAGTCAGCCATTACAAGGCTGTGTTTGCATAAAGTTAGGAAAGTTTGACAGCCCTATGCCCTACTTGCTGTCTTTACACAAACTTTGCCAATGGGGAAATTGTCCTGGCTAGCTGTCACTTTTCAATGTAACTCCTTTGAGTTGACTTATTAAAAAGTTGTATATTGAGCTTCACAGCCTCTTCTAGCTGTGGAAGAGCAGAACACACTTCCTGCTAGAAGGAAGTTTCAAAAGCAGGCAAATGAAGTCTCTTTGAACTACCAAGTCTACATAGTGCCACTTAGGACCAGCTAGAATCCTGATGTGCAAAAGTCAGTAGATAAGAACATGGCCTCTACAACTGTTCCGGAGCCCAGATATGGTTCTAAGAACCAGCTGAATTAACattgcatttacattcttcctaGAAGTAGAAAGTATGTACTTGTAGTTTGAAAGAAATCTTCCCCAGTGCCATTCttaaagcataacctccctgcttcatTCTGTATAGTGAGCACATTCAAGCTCTGCTCTCACTAGTGGTTTCAATTAGAATCATaatcacagaaacagaacctttagtCTAGCTTGTCAATACTGACCAGACAGCctcatttagtcccatttgccagcagttggcccatatccctttttaggacagcagtggttagcactgctacctcagcaccagagacccaggttcaattcctgcctcaggcaattggagtttgcacattctccccatgtgtttcctcccacaatccaaaagtgtgcaggttagatgaattggctatgctaaattgcccatagtgttaggtgaagaggtaaacaAGGGAATGGGTTGCACTttgctgggtcagtgtgggtgtgttgggccaaagggcctgtttctacactaatcTAATCCTTTCTTATAGTTATGCAGATGCTGTTTCAATGttattgaaccagcctccacttctgacagctcattccatgcatataCCACCTTCAAGTGTTTGAGTGGGAGATTCTTTAAGCAGCACATAAGAGGTCTGACAACCGATTTCTTGCTCAGTTTTatttacaaaagaaatgaagactGGAACTTAGAGGGAAGTTGCTAAAAGATTTGCTTAATTTAAGCCTTCAAACACAATTACATTCTCTTCCCCCCAACAACTATAATATCAATTAATCCTGTCTTGTACCTTGCTTTGAGCCAGACATTCCTCACTCCCCATACACAAGACAGTTTGAATGAGTCATTACTGTTTAACATGAATGAACTTGATGCCTTCATAGTTTGGTGTACTTACAGATCCAAATcaattcagttttttaaaaattgaaaatgacTGGACATGAACCAAAGGTTGGTGACTTAAAACTGGACAAACAATTCAGGAAGTGGGAGAGAAGCTATGCTGAACCCTATTTGTGCAGCTGAATACCAAAAACAAGTATTGAGAACAATACTTTTTAAAGCAATCTTTGTCCAGCTGGTAGACACAACTTTAGCTCAGTGCTCACTGAACTCTTCCCTGTTCAGCTCCACAGAGGTTTTACACATAATGGATATCAATGTCACAAAAAAGGAACAtgttccatcaaacactcccaggacagagacagcatagggttagatagagtaaagctccctctacactgttgcAAGTCAACAAGTACCCTCTCCAGTGATTTAACAACATTTTCAGAGAGTTGATGTGGTTGCAATAGGGTTAGACAGCCTGCTCACATGACAACAGCAAGCAAAGTATTGTGAATGGTCACAGGCTCACTGGCCATGGTGGGCAAGAAATCAAAACAAAGAACACAGAAGAAGGGGAGAGCACGTGTGTGGGGAGGAGCAATGCAGATCCTCAAGATGCATTAGTGGTTCCTGCACAAAAAACACCAtggggaagaaaaaaaaacaaactcagcTGGTTGGGGCTTGGCAAATCTACAAGGGCCTCAGGTAGGTCCTTCACAGGCCAGCCTGCAAAATGAACCCCTCAGCCAAAATACACAGTCAGGGTGGGAGGGACTGACACTGCAGGAACACCAGACTCTACAACAGGTTTGGAGAGAGGGAGACGactcaaggtggggggggggggggggtgggtcagGCCGCGTAGACAGCAGTATCCCATGGTTTGTTTTCTCA includes the following:
- the LOC132836095 gene encoding cofilin-2-like, producing the protein MASGVAISDEVVTTFHDMKVRKACTQEEIKRRKKAVFLTLNEKNESIIVDTKRQITVGDCLGGAVSDALETLVKMVPLKDCCYILYDAAFETKETKKEEIIFIHWAPDDAPINRKMIFASSKDALKKKLCGVKHEWQVSAIEDLDRCELAAKLGSGVVALESQKV